A DNA window from Mucilaginibacter xinganensis contains the following coding sequences:
- the smc gene encoding chromosome segregation protein SMC: MQLTKLEIKGFKSFGDKITINFNEGVTAIVGPNGCGKSNVVDSIRWVLGEQSTKMLRSEKMDNVIFNGTKSRKAANLAEVSLTFDNTKNILPTDFSQVTLTRRLYRTGESEYRLNDVQCRLKDITDLFLDTGIGADSYSIIELKMIDEIITNKEGSRRNLFEEASGISKYKLRKKQTFNKLKDTEADLERVEDLLFEIEKNLKTLENQARKTERYYQIKEQYKALSITLASFRIASFSESLSRIEEQEQKHKEGKSGIVTQIDTLEAFLQQQKLDSLTKEKNLSLQQKATNEFVSKIRAYESEKKIKNEQLKFQQDKEKRLTEELDKDKTQFNHVLYNIKRLLEEKLQEDENLQKVLLQVTDLKEAVDELRAEQSEAKNEIAELSSINTRLQNQAYKTEKDLDILKIQEQALEQEGQRNMEDATNKEAELSHFNTVVDGLQQRVEAAEKDYNEVVDFETGLQEQIKSTETELNTIQETIIRESRKLDAKQNEYNLTKSMVDNLEGFPESIRFLKKNTEWSKNAPLFSDILFCREEYRIAIENYLEPLMNHYVVDTYNEAIKAINLLSRAAQGRAQFFVLKSYETAEINKAATLSADFDGAAVPALNVIEVEKQYQALCDHLLNNVYLVNDENDNALNNADLPPGVVLIGKSGKFNKSRHAMAGGSVGLFEGKRIGRAKNLEALLKVIKLVDVEVNELKARFDGLHNKLGALKASGRAADIKQKQQDVNRLNTELVTVKTRQEQYQTFIENSLNRKEDIARKISSIKEEMLVLLPQLEELKGQKQTQAELLAEKQLAFNELNEYVSVKSNAYNQENIRFHQQQNKVSGLIKDLDYRESQKESLEGRIKVNNEELENVKLAIHENLQQSDNSDDDLMEMYEQKDLLEKATQQAEQEHYAWRGKIAETEEEITALRRKKDNAELIENELRDEKNNLKLELNALKERLSVEFNVDIHELPETEAEDVEDEHDIREKAEKLKKRIDEFGAINPLAVEAYNEMNERYTFIQAQKKDLSDAKASLLATIQEIDDTAKEKFMTSFTLVRENFIRVFRSLFNEEDSCDLILTDPQHPLESDIDIIAKPKGKRPLSINQLSGGEKTLTATAILFSLYLLKPAPFCIFDEVDAPLDDTNIDKFNNIIREFSKESQFIVISHNKRTIASTDIIYGVTMVEQGVSRVVAVDLRQLAD; this comes from the coding sequence ATGCAGCTTACTAAGTTAGAAATCAAGGGATTTAAAAGCTTTGGTGATAAAATAACTATAAACTTTAATGAAGGTGTAACTGCTATTGTGGGCCCTAACGGATGCGGAAAATCAAACGTTGTCGATTCTATCCGCTGGGTACTTGGGGAACAAAGCACCAAGATGCTCCGTTCCGAAAAAATGGATAACGTTATATTTAATGGGACCAAAAGCCGTAAAGCCGCCAATCTTGCCGAAGTATCATTAACATTCGATAATACAAAAAACATCCTTCCTACTGATTTTTCGCAGGTTACCTTAACGCGGCGGCTTTACCGCACCGGCGAAAGTGAATACCGCCTTAACGATGTGCAATGTCGCTTAAAGGATATTACTGACCTGTTCCTGGATACGGGCATCGGTGCGGATTCTTATTCCATTATAGAGTTAAAGATGATTGATGAGATCATCACTAACAAAGAGGGTTCGCGCCGCAATTTATTTGAGGAAGCATCGGGTATTTCCAAATACAAACTCCGCAAAAAGCAAACGTTTAACAAACTGAAAGATACCGAAGCTGACCTGGAAAGGGTAGAGGACCTGCTTTTTGAAATAGAAAAGAACCTTAAAACGTTAGAAAACCAGGCCAGGAAGACAGAGCGGTATTACCAGATCAAAGAGCAATACAAGGCACTAAGCATAACATTGGCATCGTTCAGGATCGCATCGTTCAGTGAATCGTTAAGCAGGATAGAGGAACAGGAGCAAAAGCACAAGGAAGGTAAATCGGGCATTGTAACCCAGATTGATACGCTGGAGGCATTTTTACAACAGCAAAAGCTGGATAGCCTGACAAAGGAAAAAAATCTGTCGTTACAACAAAAAGCCACAAACGAGTTTGTTTCAAAAATCCGTGCTTATGAAAGCGAAAAGAAAATAAAGAACGAGCAACTGAAATTTCAGCAGGACAAAGAGAAAAGGTTAACCGAAGAGCTTGATAAAGATAAAACGCAGTTTAACCATGTGCTTTACAATATAAAGCGCCTGCTGGAGGAAAAACTGCAGGAAGATGAAAACCTGCAAAAAGTGCTGCTGCAGGTAACAGATTTAAAAGAAGCCGTTGATGAATTGCGGGCTGAACAGTCGGAAGCTAAAAATGAGATAGCAGAACTTAGCAGCATTAATACCCGCTTACAGAACCAGGCTTACAAAACCGAAAAGGATCTTGATATTTTAAAGATCCAGGAGCAGGCGCTGGAACAGGAGGGGCAGCGGAATATGGAAGATGCCACCAACAAAGAGGCTGAACTTTCACATTTTAATACGGTAGTTGATGGCCTGCAGCAACGGGTTGAGGCAGCCGAAAAGGATTATAATGAAGTTGTTGACTTTGAAACCGGACTTCAGGAGCAGATAAAATCGACCGAAACCGAACTCAATACCATACAGGAAACGATCATTCGCGAAAGCAGGAAGCTTGATGCCAAACAGAATGAGTACAACCTTACCAAAAGCATGGTAGACAACCTGGAGGGATTTCCTGAATCCATCCGGTTTTTGAAAAAAAACACGGAGTGGTCAAAAAATGCACCACTATTTAGCGACATATTGTTTTGCCGCGAGGAATATAGGATAGCTATTGAGAACTACCTTGAGCCGCTGATGAACCATTATGTGGTTGATACTTATAACGAGGCCATTAAGGCTATCAATTTATTAAGCAGGGCTGCGCAGGGCAGGGCCCAGTTTTTTGTTTTAAAAAGCTATGAAACTGCCGAAATAAATAAGGCAGCAACATTAAGCGCTGATTTTGATGGTGCGGCTGTCCCGGCGCTGAATGTAATTGAAGTTGAAAAGCAATACCAGGCGCTTTGTGATCACTTGCTGAATAATGTTTACCTGGTGAATGACGAAAACGACAACGCCTTAAATAATGCCGACCTGCCGCCGGGCGTGGTGTTAATTGGCAAAAGCGGGAAGTTCAATAAATCAAGACATGCAATGGCTGGGGGCTCGGTTGGTTTGTTTGAAGGTAAGCGGATTGGCCGCGCGAAAAACCTGGAGGCGTTGCTGAAAGTGATTAAGCTTGTTGACGTTGAAGTAAATGAACTTAAAGCGCGTTTTGACGGCCTGCATAATAAGCTGGGGGCGCTGAAGGCGTCAGGAAGGGCTGCTGATATCAAACAAAAGCAGCAGGATGTTAACCGTTTAAATACCGAACTGGTAACCGTAAAAACAAGGCAGGAGCAATATCAGACCTTTATTGAAAACAGCCTTAACCGCAAGGAAGACATTGCACGGAAAATAAGCAGTATTAAAGAAGAGATGCTTGTGTTACTGCCACAGCTCGAAGAACTGAAAGGGCAGAAGCAAACCCAGGCAGAACTGCTGGCGGAAAAGCAACTTGCTTTTAATGAGTTGAATGAGTATGTGTCTGTAAAGTCTAATGCCTATAACCAGGAGAATATTCGCTTTCACCAGCAGCAGAATAAGGTTTCAGGGTTGATAAAGGACCTTGATTACAGGGAATCGCAAAAGGAAAGCCTGGAAGGCCGGATAAAAGTAAATAACGAAGAGCTTGAAAACGTAAAGCTGGCCATCCATGAAAATTTGCAGCAGTCGGACAATTCAGATGATGACCTGATGGAAATGTATGAGCAAAAAGACTTGCTTGAGAAAGCCACACAACAGGCCGAGCAGGAACATTATGCATGGCGCGGGAAGATTGCTGAAACGGAAGAAGAAATAACTGCGTTAAGGCGTAAGAAAGATAATGCGGAACTGATAGAAAATGAACTTCGCGACGAGAAAAATAATTTAAAACTGGAGTTGAATGCCCTGAAAGAGCGGTTATCAGTTGAATTTAATGTTGACATCCACGAACTACCGGAAACTGAAGCTGAAGATGTTGAAGATGAGCATGATATCAGGGAAAAAGCCGAAAAGTTAAAAAAACGGATAGATGAATTTGGTGCCATAAACCCTTTGGCTGTGGAAGCATATAACGAAATGAACGAACGTTATACCTTTATCCAGGCGCAGAAAAAAGACTTGAGCGACGCCAAGGCTTCATTATTGGCCACCATACAGGAAATTGACGATACTGCTAAAGAGAAATTCATGACTTCGTTTACGCTGGTGCGTGAGAATTTTATAAGGGTTTTCCGTTCGCTGTTTAACGAGGAGGATTCATGCGACCTGATCCTTACCGATCCGCAGCACCCACTTGAATCAGACATTGACATTATTGCAAAGCCGAAAGGTAAACGACCGCTCTCTATTAATCAGTTGTCGGGCGGCGAAAAAACCCTAACGGCAACTGCCATACTGTTTTCTCTCTATCTTTTAAAACCAGCGCCTTTCTGTATTTTTGATGAGGTTGACGCCCCGCTTGATGATACCAATATTGATAAATTCAATAATATCATCCGCGAATTCTCTAAAGAATCGCAGTTCATAGTTATCTCTCATAATAAAAGAACGATAGCCAGTACCGATATTATTTATGGTGTAACAATGGTTGAGCAAGGCGTATCAAGAGTGGTTGCTGTTGATCTCCGGCAATTAGCAGATTAG
- a CDS encoding S41 family peptidase, whose product MKKIFYLFILVAAAGLSSCKKDKKTTTTDSNQPSKQGTALQLAQDSLYLYAKEAYLWNDQLPTYATFKPRSFTNASDKTALDNEMDALSQYAINPDGGKPYEYYIYDPGRAKYSFIDDGTETGALNGIKGDFGIDYNYWLVDDIRITYVYPGSPAGLAGLKRGYQIVSINDNTSLSYDGVSGGKTYGDGSGKNINFVYNAIFQSSSIKMTVKRPDGTTLSVNFSTGSYAVNPVLKDTVIDAGAGHKIGYFVFNSFTSDANADPKLDAVFSKFTTQGITDLVVDLRYNGGGYVSTAEYLDNLIVPPSKNGTNMYKTYFNSILSANKETLLVNQVRKDDNGNVYNLSQIDYSLNSQYNTPNFVKKGSLNIPRVFFIIGGGTASASELTINNLRPVMDVQFVGETSYGKPVGFFDIQINKYTMFTPEFSTKNSAGQGDYYNGMTPNTANYPGIADYDGIDKDFGDPTENLFAHIIAKVKTGTYSLPTKVTQSISSNPRAFSLEQSRDKTMQLNKNKFTGMIFNSKKVKLKK is encoded by the coding sequence ATGAAAAAAATATTTTACTTATTTATCCTAGTAGCAGCGGCCGGTCTGTCATCTTGTAAAAAAGACAAAAAGACCACCACAACAGATTCAAACCAGCCCTCCAAACAAGGTACTGCATTGCAGCTGGCGCAGGATTCTCTTTATCTATATGCAAAAGAGGCGTACTTGTGGAATGATCAGCTCCCCACCTATGCAACATTTAAACCCCGCTCATTCACCAATGCATCCGACAAAACAGCTTTGGATAATGAGATGGATGCATTATCGCAATACGCGATAAACCCGGATGGCGGCAAACCGTACGAATATTATATCTACGATCCGGGTCGGGCGAAGTATTCATTTATTGATGACGGTACAGAAACCGGCGCGTTAAACGGCATCAAAGGCGACTTTGGAATTGACTACAATTACTGGCTTGTTGATGATATTCGTATAACTTATGTTTATCCCGGATCTCCCGCAGGCCTTGCCGGCCTCAAACGCGGCTACCAGATAGTAAGTATTAACGATAATACCAGTTTATCGTACGACGGTGTATCAGGTGGAAAAACTTATGGCGACGGATCAGGAAAAAATATAAATTTTGTTTACAATGCTATATTTCAAAGTTCCAGCATAAAAATGACGGTTAAACGTCCCGATGGCACTACCCTTTCCGTAAATTTCAGCACCGGCAGCTATGCCGTAAACCCTGTTTTAAAAGATACCGTTATTGACGCTGGCGCAGGGCACAAAATAGGCTATTTTGTTTTCAACAGCTTTACGTCTGACGCTAATGCCGATCCAAAACTTGACGCAGTATTTTCCAAATTTACTACGCAGGGCATAACTGACCTTGTTGTTGATTTACGTTACAATGGCGGCGGTTACGTTTCTACAGCCGAATATTTGGATAACCTGATTGTTCCGCCTTCAAAAAACGGCACCAATATGTATAAAACATATTTCAACAGCATCCTGAGCGCTAATAAGGAAACTTTACTTGTAAACCAGGTAAGAAAAGATGACAATGGTAATGTCTATAATTTATCGCAAATTGATTACTCTTTGAATTCCCAGTATAACACGCCTAATTTTGTTAAGAAAGGAAGCCTGAATATCCCAAGGGTATTCTTTATAATTGGTGGCGGCACTGCTTCAGCCAGTGAGCTTACCATAAATAACTTACGCCCGGTTATGGACGTGCAGTTTGTTGGTGAAACCAGTTATGGCAAGCCTGTTGGCTTTTTTGATATCCAAATTAACAAATACACCATGTTTACCCCTGAGTTTTCTACTAAAAACTCTGCAGGACAAGGGGATTACTATAACGGCATGACACCAAATACGGCTAATTACCCAGGAATTGCTGATTACGATGGTATAGACAAAGATTTTGGCGACCCTACCGAAAACTTATTTGCCCATATCATCGCCAAAGTAAAAACAGGCACCTACAGCCTTCCAACCAAGGTAACACAAAGCATTTCTTCAAACCCACGGGCGTTCTCTTTGGAACAGTCGCGTGATAAAACCATGCAGCTAAATAAAAATAAATTTACCGGAATGATATTCAATAGTAAGAAAGTAAAACTGAAAAAATAG
- a CDS encoding HAD family hydrolase, translated as MNYIAIDSRKKAFIFELDNVLYPEKDYLYQVYYLFASLLEYTDLINAKETTDLMVNTYINEGKEYVFDRVKEKFGINETYRANLRHLMLTAKLPLKLLLYQNMLNLLQDIVVDRKKIFIVTNGNPEQQLNKIKQTEWHGLEEYLTVYFTEESTPKPEPDIIDILIKDHNLQRRDLLMIENAEIDRLCAEASGIDYLNSSEFIL; from the coding sequence ATGAACTATATAGCTATTGACAGCCGTAAAAAGGCATTTATATTTGAACTGGACAACGTCCTCTATCCCGAAAAGGATTATTTATACCAGGTTTATTACCTTTTTGCAAGTCTTTTAGAATATACGGACCTTATTAATGCCAAAGAGACAACCGACCTGATGGTAAACACGTATATAAATGAGGGTAAGGAATATGTGTTTGACCGGGTAAAAGAAAAGTTTGGCATCAATGAAACCTACCGTGCTAACTTAAGGCACCTGATGTTGACTGCTAAACTACCCTTGAAATTACTGCTATACCAAAACATGCTGAATTTGTTACAGGATATTGTTGTTGACCGGAAAAAGATTTTTATAGTAACCAACGGTAACCCGGAGCAGCAGCTGAATAAAATTAAACAAACGGAATGGCACGGTCTTGAGGAATATTTAACGGTGTATTTTACCGAGGAAAGCACGCCGAAACCGGAGCCTGATATTATTGATATTTTAATAAAAGATCATAACTTGCAGAGGCGCGATCTGCTGATGATTGAAAACGCTGAAATTGACCGCCTTTGTGCCGAAGCAAGTGGAATTGATTATTTAAATTCCAGTGAATTTATACTTTAA
- a CDS encoding VF530 family protein yields the protein MQQQPNNKLHGKTLEMVLNALVAHYGWPELGYQIRINCFLDNPSIKSSLTFLRKTPWARKKVEDLYINSRID from the coding sequence ATGCAGCAACAGCCCAATAACAAGCTTCACGGTAAAACATTGGAAATGGTTTTGAACGCCCTGGTGGCTCACTATGGCTGGCCGGAGCTTGGTTACCAGATCCGCATCAATTGTTTCCTGGACAATCCAAGTATTAAATCCAGTTTAACTTTTCTTCGAAAAACGCCTTGGGCGCGCAAAAAGGTTGAAGATCTATATATAAACAGCCGTATTGATTAA
- a CDS encoding DEAD/DEAH box helicase, translated as MAWSEKLKLSKQLIKAVTEAGYTSPKEVQQKTLARIYGGQDVLVAGPEGCGKTTTYILAVLNRIKYNAEGVPLVLILVPTKDDVLAVISGLEHFGKNKQMSIVGLYAATGTEAQMDALADGADIVVATPDRARAIYLKLGLNLNKVELLVVDDADLIVKQGLQLPVVELANSITKCQHLVFTEVIHDRLNKMISPFMQSATTVEVEEVAESVLETHPQLLYHVPNFVTKLNLLNLFMQDSELFTKTVVFVNTRHTAEKIYKTLQNRQNNSIAILNSWSVEFNGFTDINDFKKSANTRVLIVSNENREPIDLHYIPFLIHFELPEDKETFISRVTKKTSETADETLAITFTTDLELSTVRRIEQAIGQKIPVGDLPEALVIEQDKKEAATEEKKPVKNKPEIPVAGEAFHQKKPENSKTYNYSSGVKAKMNMKKKHG; from the coding sequence ATGGCGTGGTCAGAAAAATTAAAGCTCAGTAAACAATTAATAAAGGCAGTAACCGAAGCAGGCTATACAAGCCCTAAAGAGGTGCAGCAAAAAACGTTGGCCCGCATTTACGGCGGCCAGGATGTTTTAGTTGCCGGGCCGGAAGGATGCGGTAAAACCACTACTTATATTTTGGCCGTTTTAAACCGGATAAAATATAATGCCGAAGGTGTGCCTCTTGTCCTTATCCTGGTGCCTACTAAAGACGATGTACTGGCGGTGATCAGCGGGTTGGAACATTTTGGCAAAAACAAGCAAATGTCTATTGTTGGTTTATATGCCGCAACCGGTACTGAAGCTCAAATGGATGCATTGGCAGACGGTGCCGATATTGTAGTTGCCACGCCTGACCGGGCAAGGGCTATTTACTTAAAACTTGGGCTTAACCTGAACAAGGTTGAATTGTTGGTTGTTGATGACGCCGACCTGATAGTTAAACAAGGTTTACAGCTTCCTGTAGTTGAGTTGGCTAACAGTATTACCAAATGCCAGCACCTGGTATTTACTGAAGTGATCCATGACAGGCTAAACAAAATGATTAGTCCGTTTATGCAATCGGCAACTACTGTTGAGGTAGAAGAGGTTGCAGAAAGCGTACTTGAAACACACCCGCAACTGTTATATCATGTGCCAAACTTTGTCACCAAATTAAACCTGCTCAATTTATTTATGCAGGACAGTGAGTTGTTTACCAAAACCGTTGTGTTTGTAAATACCCGTCATACTGCCGAAAAAATCTACAAAACATTGCAAAATCGCCAGAACAATTCAATAGCTATCCTCAATTCCTGGTCGGTTGAATTTAATGGATTTACTGATATAAACGATTTTAAAAAATCTGCTAATACCAGGGTACTGATTGTAAGCAACGAAAATAGGGAGCCGATTGATCTGCATTACATCCCGTTCCTGATTCATTTTGAACTGCCTGAAGATAAAGAAACCTTTATCAGCCGCGTTACCAAAAAAACGTCAGAAACAGCGGATGAAACCCTGGCCATAACCTTTACAACAGACCTGGAACTAAGTACAGTAAGAAGAATAGAACAGGCTATAGGCCAAAAAATACCGGTTGGTGACCTTCCGGAAGCGCTTGTTATTGAGCAGGACAAAAAAGAAGCCGCCACAGAAGAAAAGAAACCGGTAAAAAACAAACCCGAAATACCGGTAGCAGGCGAAGCCTTCCATCAAAAAAAGCCCGAAAATTCCAAAACTTATAATTACAGTTCAGGTGTTAAAGCTAAAATGAATATGAAGAAAAAGCACGGATAA
- a CDS encoding tRNA pseudouridine synthase A, producing MRYFFHIAYHGTNYSGWQRHPGVSNVQEVLETALGKLLKVNVNINGCGRTDAHVHASQFFFHADIDRELDDEFFFRLNKILPDDVAVFDIIAMQGLCHARFDAVQRSYNYFIHTYKDPFLNTFSSLYLDPKLDLDKMNKAVDLLPLYNDYRCFCKMPDRNENTICNVSAAGLFVNSSGTKIRFNISANRFLSKMVRIIIGRLLDIGEGRMSVDEFEHYLINKETPKIIIPAYPQGLYLSKVTYPYLDLPPATSFTTMLQNDINANWQPV from the coding sequence TTGCGCTACTTCTTTCATATAGCCTATCATGGCACTAATTACAGCGGCTGGCAAAGACATCCGGGGGTGTCTAACGTGCAGGAAGTTTTGGAAACTGCTCTTGGTAAATTGTTAAAAGTTAATGTAAACATCAACGGCTGCGGGCGAACAGACGCACATGTACATGCCAGCCAGTTCTTTTTCCATGCCGATATCGATAGGGAACTGGACGACGAATTCTTTTTCAGGCTTAATAAGATCCTGCCGGATGATGTTGCCGTTTTTGACATTATAGCGATGCAGGGCCTCTGTCATGCACGTTTTGATGCCGTGCAAAGAAGTTACAACTATTTCATCCATACTTATAAAGACCCTTTCTTAAACACGTTCAGCTCGCTTTATCTTGATCCCAAACTTGATCTTGACAAAATGAACAAAGCTGTTGACCTCCTCCCCTTATATAATGATTACCGGTGCTTCTGCAAAATGCCCGACAGGAATGAAAACACCATCTGTAATGTATCAGCAGCGGGGCTATTTGTTAACAGCTCCGGCACTAAAATCAGGTTTAATATCTCAGCCAACCGCTTTTTAAGTAAAATGGTCCGGATCATCATAGGCCGGTTGCTGGATATTGGCGAAGGCCGAATGAGTGTTGATGAGTTTGAACACTATCTTATCAATAAAGAAACGCCAAAGATCATTATCCCTGCTTATCCCCAAGGTCTTTACCTGTCTAAAGTAACTTACCCATACCTTGATCTTCCACCTGCAACATCGTTCACAACTATGCTGCAAAACGATATTAATGCCAACTGGCAGCCTGTTTAA